A stretch of Aedes aegypti strain LVP_AGWG chromosome 2, AaegL5.0 Primary Assembly, whole genome shotgun sequence DNA encodes these proteins:
- the LOC5568944 gene encoding protein ABHD11 has translation MHRNSRLYVFSSNFLSKHKFSTTSQLRTVAPVELSYNVYDTVQSSSQAAPVLVLHGLFGSKFNWNSLSKAFHQKTKPTRKIFSIDARNHGESPHSEVHSYEHMVADLVALYKKLNIEKASVIGHSMGGRAMMLLALQYPHLIDRAVIVDISPAPGIGTNNTNIPLFLHSMKSIRISADQTIHQARKVADEQLAKIIAEKPLRDFLITNLAKSPEDGSFRWRINLDALERNFNSGVAQFPAVGGLRFDGPTLFIAGGRSDYIQQKDIPVIKQLFPNSEIKFVEGAGHWVHSEKSAEFAKVVLNFLNDSNLH, from the exons ATGCATCGAAACTCGCGGTTATATGTTTTCTCAAGTAATTTCCTATCCAAACACAAGTTTTCAACTACCAGCCAGCTAAGAACCGTAGCTCCCGTGGAACTCTCCTATAATGTCTACGACACGGTTCAAAGCAGTTCTCAAGCTGCACCGGTACTAGTCCTGCATGGATTGTTCGGTTCCAAATTTAACTGGAACAGCCTCTCGAAGGCTTTCCACCAGAAAACGAAACCCACGCGGAAG ATCTTCTCAATCGATGCGCGTAATCATGGAGAAAGTCCTCATTCGGAGGTGCATTCCTACGAGCACATGGTAGCGGATCTGGTGGCGCTCTACAAGAAGCTCAACATTGAAAAGGCCTCCGTGATTGGGCACAGCATGGGTGGACGTGCCATGATGTTGCTAGCGTTGCAATAC CCCCATCTTATAGATCGAGCCGTCATCGTGGACATATCTCCTGCGCCCGGTATCGGCACCAACAACACCAACATCCCACTGTTTCTCCACTCGATGAAGTCCATCCGAATCTCGGCGGATCAGACGATCCACCAGGCGCGGAAAGTCGCCGACGAACAGCTGGCCAAGATCATTGCCGAGAAGCCGTTGCGAGATTTTCTCATCACCAATCTGGCCAAGTCGCCGGAAGATGGCTCGTTCCGGTGGAGGATCAACCTGGATGCACTGGAACGGAATTTCAACTCCGGAGTGGCGCAGTTTCCAGCTGTCGGAGGGTTACGCTTTGACGGCCCAACGTTATTCATCGCTGGAGGACGTTCGGATTATATCCA ACAAAAAGATATTCCTGTGATCAAACAGCTTTTCCCAAATTCGGAAATAAAATTTGTAGAAGGTGCTGGACATTGGGTGCACAGTGAAAAATCGGCGGAATTCGCAAAGGTAGTTCTGAACTTTTTGAACGACAGTAACTTGCACTAA